In Synergistetes bacterium HGW-Synergistetes-1, the genomic window ACGGAGAATCACTTATAAACGTCGAGTTCGGAAAAGTGAAAAGCGGCTATTGCACAAGAGGCCACAGATTCATGGGGTCAGGTTCGATACTGATCAAAGATCCTTCCGAATACAAAAAGGCAATGAAAGACAATTTTGTCATAACCGATCCGGAAGAGAGAAAAAGCATGATACTAGGCGGGATCGCTGAAGTAGAGAAGGAACTTGGCGCAAGGGTCGAAGTCGATCCGGCTCTCCTTGAGGAAAATGTACACCTCAATGAATATCCTGTAGTTTTCTACGGTAGTTTCGATAAGGATTTCCTCGAAATACCCGAAGAGGTACTAGTTCTTTCAATGGCAAAAAACCAGAGGTATTTCCCCGTAAGGAACAAGGACGGAAAACTGATGGCCAATTTTGTCGGTGTCAGCAACAATAAGGCCAAAGATATGAGAATAGTCAGAGAAGGCAACGAAAGAGTCCTTCGGGCCAGACTTTATGATGCAGCATTCTTCTGGAAAGAGGATCTGCAGAAATCGTTGGACGATCTCGCTAACGAGCTGAGATCAGTAACTTACCAGGAACAGCTTGGATCAGTCTATGACAAGGTGCAGAGGACCAAAGCACTTGCCCTCTGGCTTACTGACGAGCTCTCCCTCGGCAGCAAACGAGCTGTTGTTGAGAGAGCTGCAGTCCTGGCAAAAGCAGACCTTGTTACAAGCATGGTCTACGAATTTGCTGATGTCCAGGGAGTCATGGGACGGGAATATGCAAAAAAAGCAGGAGAATCGAAAGAGGTAGCCCTTGCGCTTTACGAGCAGTATCTACCAAGGTTTGCCGGCGACAGCATACCTTCCGGACTTGCAGGAGCTCTCATAGGTCTGGCAGATCGGGCCGACACTCTGGCAGCTATATATAAGATCGGACTAGAACCGACCTCATCACAGGATCCCTACGGTCTTCGCAGGGCCGCAAGATGTATAAACGAGATCATCTGGGGCCTGCCGCTTGATATCGATCTGAATAAGCTCATTGAGAAGTCAGCATCTGCATTCGATATGGACAGGGATATGATGGACAGGATCAAGGCATTTGTACGTCTGCGTCTCCAGGTCCAGCTGAGGGAAAAAGGATTCAGGCATGAAGTTGTAGAACTGGTCCTTCAGACGATATCAAACCGTCCGCTTCAGGCTTTCAGAATGGCTGAGACTCTTCAAAAGAGAAGTGATGAAGTTTGTTTTGCTGACCTGATAACAGCCGCCGTAAGAGTAAAGAATCTGCTGAATAAATCAGGGAGTACTCCGGGGGATGTGGATCTCTCAAAACTGTTCGAGTCATCTGAAAAAGAGCTTTATGAGACGCTCCTCCTGCTTGAAGGAGAGGCCAGGGTTTCTGTTGACAAATTTGACTGGGAAAAACTTGCTTCAGTGCTTTCGGAACTTGCACCTGTAATTGCAAAATTTTTCAATGATGTGCTCGTAATGGACGAGGATATTTCTCTGAGGAACAACAGACTGGCACTTCTAAAAAAGTGTCAGAATTTCTTCCTCTTGGTTGGAGATTTCAGTCTTTTGAAATAGTTATAATGATATTAACATAAGAATGCATACCCGTTAATTTTTAAATCAGGGAGGTCACACAATGCTCGAAGCTAAAAAGTTTGTCTATGATTTCAGTGAAGGTGACGCAGGTATGAAGATCCTTCTTGGCGGAAAAGGTGCCAACCTTGCTCAAATGTGGAAGATCGGGCTGCCGGTACCTCCGGGATTTATCATTACAACGGAAGCATGTCATGAATATTGGAAAGAAAATGATTTTATCCTCAATATATGGGATGATGTGAAATCTGCAGTATCAAGAGTCGAGGCCCTTGCAGGAAAAACTTTCGGTGGAAAAAAAGATCCGCTGCTGGTATCGGTGCGTTCTGGGGCACCTGTCTCAATGCCTGGCATGATGGACACTATTCTTAACTTGGGACTGAACGATGAAACCGTTGCAGCCCTTGCTGAGGCTGCCGGTGACGAACGCTTTGCTTATGACAGCTACCGCCGTTTTATCCAGATGTTTTCAGACGTTGTAATGGGAGTAGAGCATTCCAGTTTTGAAAAAAAACTTCATGCTAAGAAGATACAGAACGGCGTTAAGGATGATAACCAGCTTTCTGCGGCTGCTTTGAAAGAACTTGTCGAGGAATACAAGGGTATTCTAAAGGAAGCGGGCAAGGATTTTCCTGTTGATGTATGGCAGCAGCTCAGACTCGCTATAGATGCAGTATTCCGCAGCTGGAACACACCAAGGGCCATTACTTACAGAAAGATAAACAACATTCCCGAGTCATACGGAACAGCTGTCAGTGTTGTTACCATGGTATTCGGCAACCTGGGGGATGACTGCGGCACGGGAGTTTGTTTCACAAGAAGCCCGTCGACGGGAGAAAACAGGCTCTTTGGTGAATACCTTATCAATGCCCAGGGAGAGGACGTAGTTGCAGGTATCAGAACTCCTGTGGAGATATCACACCTTGCGGCCGCTATGCCGGAGGTCTATAAAGAATTCTGCCGTATTGCTAAGCTCCTTGAGAAGCATTACAAGGATGCCCAGGATATTGAGTTTACTGTCGAAAGTGGCAAACTTTATATACTTCAGACCAGGAACGGCAAGCGAACAGCAGCAGCAGCTGTCAAGGTCGCTATGGACATGTTCAGGGAAGGGCTGATAGACGAAAAGACAGCTGTTGAGCGAGTTGCCCCTGAACAGGTCGAGCAGCTTCTCCATCCTCAGATAGACCCGAAAGCTAAACTAATACCTCTTGTAAAAGGACTTCCGGCATCACCAGGCGCGGCGGTCGGATTTGTCGTTTTTGATGCAGATGAAGCTGCTGAGCGCGGAGAAAAAGGTGAAAAGATCATCCTTGTCCGTCCTGAGACCACGCCTGATGACATCCATGGACTTTTTGCCGCCCAGGGCGTCATAACAGCGCACGGCGGTATGACGAGCCATGCGGCTGTTGTTGCCAGAGGACTTGGAAAACCTTGTGTATCAGGTGCCGAAAGTATAAAGATCGACTTTGCTGCAGAAACCTTCACAGTAAACGATACAATTGTCAAAAAGAACGATTTAATCACCATTGACGGAACGAAGGGCGAAGTTATTCTTGGAAAAGTTGACCTTGTGGAGCCGCAGTTTGATGAAGATTTCAGTGAACTTCTCAGAATGGCTGACAGGATCTCGACTCTGGAGGTCTGGGCCAATGCCGATACACCTGAAGATGCCATAAGGGCTAGAGGCTTTGGAGCAAAAGGAATTGGGCTGTGCCGTACAGAGCACATGTTTATGGCTCCTGAAAGACTCCCTGTCATGCAGAGCATGGTCGTGGCATCCACCAGGGATGAAAGGATCGAACATCTTAAAAAGCTCGAAAAGATGCAGGAGGAAGATTTCCTGGGTATATTCGAAGCGATGGATGGACTTCCTGTCACAGTAAGGCTGCTTGATCCTCCGCTTCATGAATTCCTGCCGAAGCTTCCTGATCTTAAGAAGGAGCTTAAAAACCTTTCTGCAGGAAGTCCCGAGGCAAAATCTGTCAAAAATACGATAGCAAGAGTCCACGAACTGCATGAATCAAACCCGATGCTTGGATTCAGGGGATGCCGACTTGGCATCATCTATCCTGAAATTTATGAGATGCAGATCAGGGCAATATTCAGCGCAGCTTGTAAGCTCGTCAGCAAAGGCATTACCCCAGTGCCCGATATAATGATCCCGCTCGTCGCGACAAAAGAGGAGATGAGGATACTCAGGGAGATGGTCGACAGGATAGCACCCGAGATAATGAAGGAGCACGGCTGCACTGTGGAATATCTTGTTGGAACAATGATCGAGCTTCCCAGAGCTGCCTTGGTGGCAGATCAGCTTGCCCAGCACGCCCAGTTTTTCAGCTTCGGCACAAACGACCTTACTCAGACGACTTTTGGATATTCAAGGGATGATGCGGAAGGAAAGTTTCTTGGCCAGTACGTTTCGGAAGGAATACTTCCGCAGAACCCATTTGCAGTACTCGATCGTGAAGGTGTAGGCGCCCTGATGGAGATCGGTGCTACAGGAGGCCGGAAAGTAAATCCGTCTATCCAGGTGGGCATTTGCGGCGAGCACGGAGGAAACCCGTCAAGCGTCGCGTTCTGTCACAAGCTTGGACTCAACTATGTCAGCTGT contains:
- a CDS encoding glycine--tRNA ligase subunit beta, giving the protein MSAKDLLFEIGTEEIPARFMPKVLADLSSYTEEELASAHIDHSNVKAECTPRRLVLTVSDLSDSQKDSVELSKGPLKAQAFDQEGSPTKAAKGFARSRGVDVSDLKVQEINGTEYVVAEKREKGQSTELVLPHILDKILKKLSFPKSMYWADPTVRFARPVRWIMALYGESLINVEFGKVKSGYCTRGHRFMGSGSILIKDPSEYKKAMKDNFVITDPEERKSMILGGIAEVEKELGARVEVDPALLEENVHLNEYPVVFYGSFDKDFLEIPEEVLVLSMAKNQRYFPVRNKDGKLMANFVGVSNNKAKDMRIVREGNERVLRARLYDAAFFWKEDLQKSLDDLANELRSVTYQEQLGSVYDKVQRTKALALWLTDELSLGSKRAVVERAAVLAKADLVTSMVYEFADVQGVMGREYAKKAGESKEVALALYEQYLPRFAGDSIPSGLAGALIGLADRADTLAAIYKIGLEPTSSQDPYGLRRAARCINEIIWGLPLDIDLNKLIEKSASAFDMDRDMMDRIKAFVRLRLQVQLREKGFRHEVVELVLQTISNRPLQAFRMAETLQKRSDEVCFADLITAAVRVKNLLNKSGSTPGDVDLSKLFESSEKELYETLLLLEGEARVSVDKFDWEKLASVLSELAPVIAKFFNDVLVMDEDISLRNNRLALLKKCQNFFLLVGDFSLLK
- a CDS encoding pyruvate, phosphate dikinase, with the protein product MLEAKKFVYDFSEGDAGMKILLGGKGANLAQMWKIGLPVPPGFIITTEACHEYWKENDFILNIWDDVKSAVSRVEALAGKTFGGKKDPLLVSVRSGAPVSMPGMMDTILNLGLNDETVAALAEAAGDERFAYDSYRRFIQMFSDVVMGVEHSSFEKKLHAKKIQNGVKDDNQLSAAALKELVEEYKGILKEAGKDFPVDVWQQLRLAIDAVFRSWNTPRAITYRKINNIPESYGTAVSVVTMVFGNLGDDCGTGVCFTRSPSTGENRLFGEYLINAQGEDVVAGIRTPVEISHLAAAMPEVYKEFCRIAKLLEKHYKDAQDIEFTVESGKLYILQTRNGKRTAAAAVKVAMDMFREGLIDEKTAVERVAPEQVEQLLHPQIDPKAKLIPLVKGLPASPGAAVGFVVFDADEAAERGEKGEKIILVRPETTPDDIHGLFAAQGVITAHGGMTSHAAVVARGLGKPCVSGAESIKIDFAAETFTVNDTIVKKNDLITIDGTKGEVILGKVDLVEPQFDEDFSELLRMADRISTLEVWANADTPEDAIRARGFGAKGIGLCRTEHMFMAPERLPVMQSMVVASTRDERIEHLKKLEKMQEEDFLGIFEAMDGLPVTVRLLDPPLHEFLPKLPDLKKELKNLSAGSPEAKSVKNTIARVHELHESNPMLGFRGCRLGIIYPEIYEMQIRAIFSAACKLVSKGITPVPDIMIPLVATKEEMRILREMVDRIAPEIMKEHGCTVEYLVGTMIELPRAALVADQLAQHAQFFSFGTNDLTQTTFGYSRDDAEGKFLGQYVSEGILPQNPFAVLDREGVGALMEIGATGGRKVNPSIQVGICGEHGGNPSSVAFCHKLGLNYVSCSPFRVPVSRLAAAHSALGILK